A stretch of the Nothobranchius furzeri strain GRZ-AD chromosome 5, NfurGRZ-RIMD1, whole genome shotgun sequence genome encodes the following:
- the rab42b gene encoding ras-related protein Rab-42b, whose product MDLTLWQYQFRIIMLGDSTVGKSSLLKRYTEDLFLESINQTVGVDFYVHFLEVEPGVRVKLQFWDTAGQERFRSVTRSYYRNSVGGLLVFDITSRASFDHVKEWHAEVHERVQPHTVLFVLVGQKIDQHAHGKRAVSREEAEKLAGQLGMPYVEASAKTGQNVREAFELLTRRIYQGLLSGEVKLLEGWDGVKCAAPQALQLQRASMSQPSSTPKNDKKCCG is encoded by the exons ATGGACTTGACTTTGTGGCAGTACCAGTTCAGGATCATCATGCTGGGGGACTCGACGGTGGGCAAGTCGTCCCTGCTGAAGCGCTACACTGAGGACTTGTTCCTGGAGTCCATCAACCAGACGGTGGGCGTAGATTTCTACGTTCACTTCCTGGAGGTGGAACCGGGGGTCCGCGTCAAGCTGCAATTCTGGGACACGGCCGGGCAGGAGAGGTTCAG ATCAGTGACCCGTTCTTATTACCGCAACTCGGTTGGAGGCCTGCTGGTGTTTGACATCACCAGCCGAGCCTCCTTTGACCATGTAAAGGAGTGGCACGCGGAGGTGCATGAGCGAGTGCAGCCACACACGGTTCTGTTCGTCCTGGTGGGTCAAAAGATCGACCAACACGCTCACGGGAAGAGGGCGGTGAGCCGAGAAGAAGCAGAGAAACTGGCGGGGCAGCTGGGGATGCCCTACGTGGAGGCCTCTGCAAAGACTGGACAAAATGTGAGGGAGGCCTTCGAGCTCCTGACTCGACGGATCTACCAGGGTCTGCTGAGTGGagaagtgaagctgctggagggcTGGGATGGTGTCAAGTGCGCTGCGCCGCAGGCGCTTCAGTTACAAAGAGCCAGCATGTCTCAACCTAGCTCAACGCCCAAGAATGACAAAAAGTGCTGTGGGTGA